Below is a genomic region from Helianthus annuus cultivar XRQ/B chromosome 2, HanXRQr2.0-SUNRISE, whole genome shotgun sequence.
AGCCGGTAGCAGCTGTGGTGGTAACAggcaatgttgtagaaggcgctagtcgggcggtgaggtacagcctagggattaatcggaatgggatttttgtatgtattttttcaaaattatatatatatacccaataatataaaaataatacttcaaaattcacataaatacttcaagtttcagatagtatggttcgattttgaccgattttgaccaattttgaccgcctaggaccgattttgaccgactaatattgtccgattaatccgatttttgatcgcctaggaccgattttgaccgcctaggaccgattttgaccgatttttgaccatgaccgattaattgaccgcctagctcaaaattaggcaGTAAGTGACCGCCTAGCGcgtaggcgccgattaatcggccgcctaggccgatttctgcaacagTGGTAACAGGTCGGCCGAATTGCTTTCAACCGCAACATTTTAACCCTAATTTGCGTGTGATCTAAAATTTCAGGCTACTGGTTAGTGTTTTGAGTATATAGATCTAGAAAAGTAGGCATCATTTCTAGAATTGAAATCTAAATTAGCAATCTGAAGAAGCTCAATACAAAGTAACAAAATTAACAGACTAATCTGTCAATTGGAATAACTTCAAATCTTCAATACGTGAAATAATCGAACATAATAAAACATGTCAATAATTGAAAGTAATAATATTGTAACTCTATACAGGTAATTCGTAACAAGAAAACCCCTAAGAGGTTGAAGAAAAGGGATCGCAGGGTTGAACGAAAGAAAAAGATAGAgcaagttaaaattttaaagttaCATGTTGTGGATAATCGATGGAGGTGTCAGCACTGCTGAGCATCACTGTTGTGGAGATCTCGACGAAGGTGGGGAAGAAACGATGGAGCGTCGCTGCTGTGGAGATCTCGACGGAGGTGACGACTGTGGAGAAACGATGGAGCGTCGCTGTGTGGAGAAAGGATACTAGGGTTTGGTGATGTGTTTTGAAAGAGCAGAAAGTTTAGAAGTGGTATGAAGATGTGAGGCCAAGTTTGTTTGAGGAAGAGGTTTTTTAATGAAATTACTTCCAGAAAACAAATAAGTTGCAAACTCAAACACCTGTGTGTGGTCTGCGTGGGGCAGACATAAGAGGTTCTGAAGTGCTTTTCACAAAAACAAACACCGCTAAATAAATGTAAGATTCCTTTTATACCCTTCAATTATCTTCTTTTCTTTAAAACTAATCTCAACCCTCCAAATCTTAGATCAATGGACCATTACCCTTTTTATTTATTTCTCTTTTGTATTTAATCCTAATCCACTACTTAAATTGATATTGTCGATGGGCTCTTCGATTAATGGCCTCATGTGTGtacaatgttgtagaaggcgctaggcgctagtcgggcggtgaggtacaacctagggattaatcggaatgggatttttgtatgtattttttcaaaattatatatatatacccaataatataaaaataatacttcaaaattcacataaatacttcaagtttcagatagtatggttcgattttgaccgattttgaccaattttgaccgcctaggaccgcctagtaccgattttgaccgactaatattgtccgattaatccgatttttgaccgcctaggaccgatttttgACTATGACCGATTAATTGACcgcctagctcaaaattaggcagtaagtgaccgcctagcgcctaggcgccgattaatcgacCGCCTAGACCGATTTCTGCAACAGTGTGTGTGTATCCTTACCACTTAGTTAAATTACCATGTGGATTATATATGCAGGTATAAAGGGGGTGTTCGTTCAAAAAAGGAAtagaaaataaaataacaaaataatactAAAATACAATAATAGTATTTACATGAATTTTATTATaagtttaataaaaatgttttctaAAGTTAACTTTTTTGTTTCATTGGACGATGGAGATGGGATTGATGAAAGTGACCATGTGTCaataaggctggagggtgtggagGTGTCATCTCTATCACCTCACCTTCAATGTCGCTGGTGGGGCTCCACCATCCATACCATCATCTTTAAGGGGGGCGTTATAGGTAGCTCGCCAAGATGGTAACGGAAGAAAGGGGGGCTCCATCGAATTTGATTGGCTTTAAAGTGGGGCGCTATAAAGCCCTTAACCACACCCTCCACATCCTTCAAGTTAAAGGAGGGGTTTTAAAGCCTTTGTGTGACGTGAAGGTGATGTGGCGCTAAGGTGGTGGTGGTAAAGCCTCTAGCCACACCCTCCAACCTAATAGTGGTTTTCTGTTGACGTTGACTGTGGTTTAAATGGTGTGCGAGGGTTTCAAAATGGTGTGCGAGGATTGCTGGATTTGGTTTTGCAGGCGGGTCGGGTCTTTCTTTTAAATTAAAGATGGTTGGTTGTTTAAGGATTTTCAACTGTACACACTAATAAGAAAGAAATGAAATGGAGTTGCTGGACCGGTGGATTTTTGGATATATTATAtataggggtgtaaacaagcctagaggctcgagagctactcgttatcggctcggttaaaagctcgaacgagccgagctttaacgagcccgagcccgagctcgagcctgaaatagagctcgtttagttatcgagcccgagctcgagcctgaaatacaaaggtCGTTTAGTCTCCGAAACAAAAATTTattgtttttatatataataatgatgataacattagcgagccgagctttggctcgctTAAGCGATACTGAAGCGAGCTCGAGCCGAGTTTTTAGCTCGTCTAAGGTTATTCTTAAAATAGCTCGAGCCGAGTTGAGCCGAGCTCGAACTTTGGGTTTTACTtgcgagtcgagctcgagctcaaataagtaggctcgaaccgagccgagctcgagctcgagcttcaaaAAAACAtgatgagccgagctcgagcccaggCGAGCTCgggttcggctcggctcgtttacacccctaattaTATATATTAGAAGATTCATATCCATTTCATCTTTTTTACCTTATGATTTCATTAAAAACAACTATATTTTATCTctctttcaattaaataatatgttttcatacctttatcattaacttttctctttttttttttcgcTCACAGctactttcaaaatatattaaaaaaatatagagGGGAAACAGTGTTCACTTAAATTTACTGATGAACCGTAACGTTTTCTATCTCATCTATTCACAACCATTTCCAACCAATTATATTCACTTTTCATAATATAAAAAATTTTCTCACAGAATTTTGAGGACGGAGGACGGATTGTGAATGCTGTTAAGCTAAACTATTCACATTGACTTGGATAAACTACACACATGATTGAGTTGTCCTTGACAATACAATACATGGAATCCAACTTTTATGTTTTAACAGTAAAAGCATTACTACTTCTTTACTTGTATTTTATATTTATTGTGTATATCATAAGGAATTAATAAGCCCAAACCTTACTTGTATTTTATATTGTATCTATCATAAGGAATTAATAAGCCCAAACCGTGAAACCAAAGCCGTTAGTAACGATTGGTTTGGTTCGGGTTTAGGTTTTAGTGATTTGATTTTGGTGGTTAAAACCATTTTTAATGACATATTTGGATTAATGACCACTTGAGTATCATCATGCCATATGTGAAACCagccgatcatatccatctctacttggctataatgcctatacaccaattcaggagtaaacctaataaatatgggaaatccccttgtgagaatcgaacccaggacctaataTGACACCTCAAAGATGTCACTAGACTATAATACCCACTAGGCTATAATACCCTCGGCGTTAAAAACCATTACTAAAATTCTGACACCATATACAAGAGGTGGACAGCAGATGGAAGGGGAACACTGAGCCTCTACTTAAGAGATAATCTTGTAAATATATAAATAAGCATTTCACATATGAAAATGGTACACAATACATGATACATATCAAGTCATATGCCCAATTGGGCTTGTAGTTCCAAAATGGTCTTAGCAGACTTTTGAAGTTGTTTTTCCTCCTCCTCAGTAAGATGCACATTCGTCACTCCCAACACTCCACTCCTCCCTAACTGTGCAGGCAAGCTAAGAAACGGCTCACCACCATGAATGCCATAGAACCCTTTGGCTAATACCGAAACAGGGTGGATGCTACGTTGGTCCCTTAGTATGGCTCGAGCCAAGCTAGCCACTGAGTAGCCGATGGCCCAAGACGTGTAACCTTTCAAGCTTATTACCTCATATGCACCCTCCACAACTTCTTTGTGAATCTTCTCAAGTGTTTGCTTCTCGTATGCAATTTGTTGCCTCTCTAAAAAGCTAAGTATCGGCACCCCTCCAACGCTTATGCTTGACCATAACGCCACCGATGAGTCACCGTGTTCCCCCACTATGTAAGCCTGAACCAAATCATAATTATGATTTATGCGAGTATAAATGAGTCAAACAGCTCGTAAGGTACTCAACATCGACTCATTAAAAGCATTAATCGAGCCAAGCTAAAAAATCTCTAGCTTAAAGATAAAATTGTTTAACAAGTTTTACTTTTCAAGTTAGCTCACAAGTATAAACAAATCTATTGATATATAGTTTTCATTGAACATGTTAGATATCTATATATTATCAATAtataaaaatagaataaaaataactaaataacgTGTAttatgataatatatatatatatatatatatatatatatatatatatatatatatatatatatatatatatatatatatatatatatataaactaggaTTATTAGATTTAGTAATCCAAAAAAATCGACGTTGGCCGTCAACAATTTCAACTTCAAAAATAAACATTGCTAGTCCCAACTATTAAGATATTGGTCTTCAATGGACACTGACTAACGGAACTCTAACGTCGTTAGTCTCCGatggttgaaaaaaaaaatttgccgGAAAATTCAACATTTttgtcccaaacctctttgtaaccttattatggacctttaaaaacatttttctagtaaaagccccaATAATTAAAGTCGCCGTAAATCTCATTTTTGGGCGGAAAACTTAACATTTTCGTCCTAAAACCTTTTGTAACTTTAGATCGGACTTTTAAGAAGTTTTTTCTTGCAAAAAACAGTTTTACGGCAACTGTAGACTAACGACATTAAGGTTCTTTTAGTTAGAGTTCATtagaggccaatatgttaatagtttgGACCGCCGATGGTAATTTTTGAATTTGGGACTATTGGCGGCCAACGGGaaatagtttggattattaaattcaATATTCCTAAAAAGTATAATGTAAAAGTAGTTACAAgtataaataaacattttttaaTGGCAAGGAACGACGTGCCAACTACCGTGACACTGTGCGCTATGGCCAAGGGCGACTACTTGACTgtcgccagccccttggctctccccagatgcacggaaacccgacctccacccgcccgaaggcacgacagtggaataatcggctGTTCACCTGGATGCCGTAGAAAATAAACGAGCCAAGCCGAAAGATAGCTTGAAAAACTACTCACCAGCTCGAGGTTTAGAAACAGAGCTCGAAACAAACAGAACTCAAGCTTGAGCTCGAGCACTCATATGTTAAACAAGTTGAGCTCGATTCTAGACGAGCTTAGACTCGGCTTGACCCTTTTACAATTTACACCATTTACAAAATCAACAAGATGATGAGTAAATCATCTTACCTGCACATCCTGAGCATTAAGATCAAGATGATCAGCAATCAAAAACCTAAACCTCGACGAATCCAAATTCGTACCCGACCCAATAACCCGATTCGACGGGAACCCCGACAGTTTCCACGCCACATAAGTCAAAACATCAACCGGATTCGACACAACTAATAATATCCCATCAGGCGACCTCTCAGCCAAAGGCGGTATCACCTTCCTAAACAAAGACACATTCCTCTGCAACAAATTCAACCTAGACTCCCCAACAATCTGTCGGGCACCAGCTGTAACAATAACAAGATCAGATCCAACGGTGTTGGAGTAATCAACTGATGCAGTGATGTTGGTACGTGGGAGGAATGCAGCTGCATGTTGGAGATCAAGCTTTTCGCCGCGTAGTTTGTCGGAGTTTACGTCGACGAGTGCGAGCTCGTTGGCGAGTCCTTGGGTTAGGATGGTCTGGGCTATTGCCATGCCCACGTTGCCAACACCGACCACGGTGATTTTGGTGGTTCGGGTGGTTAGGGGTGGTGGGGAGGAGTGTTGGATGGGTTTGAAGAAGGATTGTGCTATGTCTAAACCTTCTGGACCTAAGGTTGAAGATGATGGagttttcttcattttttttgttGGTGTAAAGTGGTATGGTTTGTGTGTTGAATGTTGGGTTGGTGGAGTATATTTATAGTGTTAGGTTGTTGTGTTTGACTAAGTAATTATGTAAATGTTATTCTTAAATTTAGATTTGAATAGTTTA
It encodes:
- the LOC118489105 gene encoding L-lactate dehydrogenase B-like encodes the protein MKKTPSSSTLGPEGLDIAQSFFKPIQHSSPPPLTTRTTKITVVGVGNVGMAIAQTILTQGLANELALVDVNSDKLRGEKLDLQHAAAFLPRTNITASVDYSNTVGSDLVIVTAGARQIVGESRLNLLQRNVSLFRKVIPPLAERSPDGILLVVSNPVDVLTYVAWKLSGFPSNRVIGSGTNLDSSRFRFLIADHLDLNAQDVQAYIVGEHGDSSVALWSSISVGGVPILSFLERQQIAYEKQTLEKIHKEVVEGAYEVISLKGYTSWAIGYSVASLARAILRDQRSIHPVSVLAKGFYGIHGGEPFLSLPAQLGRSGVLGVTNVHLTEEEEKQLQKSAKTILELQAQLGI